In Streptomyces chartreusis NRRL 3882, the following are encoded in one genomic region:
- a CDS encoding FG-GAP repeat protein, giving the protein MRTRITAAVLAAALTPLALTLSAPGAHAATPAAPYDFNGDGRADLAIGSPGATVAGQARAGAVSVVYGSTSGPKSSTRTLLTQNTAGVPGAAEADDAFGSALASADLNTDGYADLLVGTPGEDGSDSNDGTVTIVWGGKSGLSGARSLFSFFSTDYDRYGQSLAAGDFDGDGDADVAVGSTGPVTLSLVAGPITRTSASNGGSGSGNDWWSSATGVTHLSSGDVTGDGRPRVVLHGRAVNTGAATTALADLKIGNYVDWLQRLPAGSVSAVGDIDGDGHDDIAVGNDREPSADPEGALGGRVTVVYGGPDGRDTGRAPLVLTQDTAGVPGAAEKGDRFGSDVSLGDINGDGFADLAIGAAGENAAAGAVTVLYGSASGLTTKNAASYSQNTAGVPGGSEKGDRFGERVTLTDHTGDRRADLSVSAPGENAGDGAVWSLRATATGPTATGSVSFGPGTTGVSTAGAPAYGTALNS; this is encoded by the coding sequence CGACCTCGCGATCGGCTCGCCGGGCGCCACCGTCGCCGGGCAGGCGAGGGCCGGTGCCGTGTCGGTGGTCTACGGCAGCACCAGCGGGCCCAAGAGCTCCACGCGCACCCTCCTGACCCAGAACACGGCCGGCGTGCCCGGCGCCGCCGAGGCCGACGACGCCTTCGGCTCCGCCCTCGCCTCCGCCGACCTGAACACCGACGGCTACGCCGACCTGCTGGTCGGCACGCCCGGTGAGGACGGCAGCGACAGCAACGACGGCACGGTCACCATCGTCTGGGGCGGGAAGTCCGGCCTGTCGGGCGCCCGTTCGCTGTTCAGTTTCTTCAGCACCGACTACGACCGGTACGGCCAGTCCCTGGCCGCGGGCGACTTCGACGGCGACGGTGACGCGGACGTCGCGGTCGGCTCCACCGGCCCGGTCACCCTCTCCCTCGTGGCGGGCCCGATCACCAGGACGAGCGCGTCGAACGGCGGTTCGGGCTCGGGCAACGACTGGTGGTCCTCCGCGACCGGCGTCACGCACCTCTCCTCCGGCGACGTCACCGGCGACGGCCGGCCCCGGGTGGTCCTGCACGGCCGCGCCGTGAACACCGGCGCCGCGACCACCGCCCTCGCCGACCTGAAGATCGGCAACTACGTCGACTGGCTCCAGCGCCTGCCCGCCGGGTCCGTCTCCGCCGTGGGCGACATCGACGGCGACGGCCACGACGACATCGCCGTGGGCAACGACCGGGAGCCGTCCGCCGACCCGGAGGGCGCCCTCGGCGGCCGGGTCACCGTCGTCTACGGCGGACCCGACGGCCGCGACACCGGCCGCGCCCCGCTCGTCCTCACCCAGGACACCGCCGGGGTGCCCGGCGCCGCCGAGAAGGGCGACCGCTTCGGCAGCGACGTCTCCCTCGGCGACATCAACGGCGACGGATTCGCCGACCTGGCGATCGGCGCCGCGGGCGAGAACGCCGCCGCCGGTGCCGTCACCGTGCTGTACGGCTCGGCGTCCGGCCTCACCACCAAGAACGCGGCGTCGTACAGCCAGAACACCGCGGGCGTGCCCGGCGGGTCGGAGAAGGGCGACCGCTTCGGCGAGCGCGTCACGCTCACCGACCACACCGGCGACCGCCGCGCCGACCTGTCCGTCTCCGCGCCGGGCGAGAACGCCGGCGACGGCGCGGTCTGGTCCCTGCGCGCCACCGCCACCGGCCCGACGGCCACCGGCTCCGTCAGCTTCGGCCCGGGCACGACCGGCGTCTCCACGGCCGGCGCGCCGGCCTACGGCACCGCACTCAACTCCTGA